The Methanococcus voltae PS genome segment TTGGAAATATCCGGTACACTCGACGATGTAATTCAAGATGCTGATTTAGTGGTTGACGGAGCGCCTAAGAAAATAGGTAAACAAAATTTAGAAACAATCTATAAAAAGCACAACGTTAAGTCTATCATACAAGGCGGGGAAAAAGCAACAGATGCAGAGGATTCATTTAACTCATTATGGAGCTATAACAGATGTTACGGAAAAGACGCTATTAGGTTAGTTTCTTGTAACACAACAGGGTTATGCAGGTCATTATATGCAATAGATTCTGTAACGGATGTTTTAAAAGCAAGAGTTGTATTAGTCAGAAGAGCTGTAGACCCTAATGACTCTAAAAAAGGTCCAGTTAACGCAATAATCCCATCAACAGATGTACCTTCACACCACGGTCCAGATGTAGAATCAGTAATCGATAAGTTAAAGGGAAAAATTATTTCTTCAGCTGTTATTGTACCTACAACATTAATGCACATGCATTCATTAATGGTTGAAACAACAGGAACTACAAAAGATGATTTATTAGATGCTATTGCTAAAACACCAAGGATTTTCACCGTAAAAGCTTCAGAAGGCTTAGATTCAACAGCAGCTTTAATTGAAATGTCAAGAGACATGGGTAGATTAAGATACGATTTAAACGAAATTCCAGTATGGGAAGAAAGTATCAACGTAATTGATAATGAAATCTTCATGATGCAAGCAGTTCACCAAGAAAGTGACGTTATCCCTGAAAATGTAGACTGTATAAGGGCTATGTTACAAATGGAAGAAGATAACATGAAATCCATTGAAATGACAAACAAAGCAATGGGTTTAATGAAATAAATTAATTTTATACCATATAAGTATGAAATTTACCAAAT includes the following:
- a CDS encoding type II glyceraldehyde-3-phosphate dehydrogenase, giving the protein MTAKILVNGYGSIGKRVADAVACQKDMEVIGVTKTKPDFEAKMALEKGYKLYAAVPERAHLFEEAGLEISGTLDDVIQDADLVVDGAPKKIGKQNLETIYKKHNVKSIIQGGEKATDAEDSFNSLWSYNRCYGKDAIRLVSCNTTGLCRSLYAIDSVTDVLKARVVLVRRAVDPNDSKKGPVNAIIPSTDVPSHHGPDVESVIDKLKGKIISSAVIVPTTLMHMHSLMVETTGTTKDDLLDAIAKTPRIFTVKASEGLDSTAALIEMSRDMGRLRYDLNEIPVWEESINVIDNEIFMMQAVHQESDVIPENVDCIRAMLQMEEDNMKSIEMTNKAMGLMK